Genomic DNA from Peribacillus simplex NBRC 15720 = DSM 1321:
TGCGATATCTTCTTTAATAAAAGGCAGCAGGGACGAAATTAATACCCACACCATAAATCCGACAACGAGGTTTAAGGTTTGTAATGGAAGCTGAATTTTTCTAAACATCCTGACCACTCTCTCTTCTAATTACATATTGTAATCTCGCATTTTCGTCAAAAGCTGACCACTCATTTTCATTTTTAGTCACATTGGATATCAACGGGACAGCGAAAAAATTAATGTCGTCAAAGTAAATACGCAGATGTGTTATATCAGGACAAAGCTCCACCTTAACAATCGTTTTAGAAACGAAAGGAGCTTTACCCTGGACATCATCATCTAAGATGGCTACACTTGCTTTTTCCGATATTAATGGTTGTATATCTTCTATTTTAATGTGTTCCACAGGTATTGCATCCTCTCTTTGCCGTGTAAACATTCATTTGAAAACCCTGCAAATATTCCCAGAATGTATCTTCTGCATGATTCTCGATAAATTCAATTGTTTCCACTACAGACTCCCAATTGCTCATTCCCTTTACTTCGGCAACTACAATATCGGCCCCATCTATTGACTTTTCATCTAAATACCAGTTAAGACGGACATCTTTAAAAAGGTCTGAAAGGAGCTTATCGATTTCAGCAGCAAAATTTCCAGATGCTTCTTTTACAAAACAAAAATCAAAGTATGTTTCACTGTTCATTTGATTCACGCCTTTTCGTTTTTCGTTTTTTTATAAGTAAATAACGCTAAGGGAAACACCACTATGTTTAATCCCCCAAATATTAAAACATTTACATAATTTTCATAATAATATTGATGAACCATAAATTGGGTAAATACAATATTCATCATAAAGAAGGCACAAAGCAACGCGACACCAATAAACTTAAGCCTCATAACGCTTCACCCTTACTGCGTATACCCCGCCATTTTCAACTTTCACCTGAATCTCAGGCAGCGGCCTTCTTGGCGGACCGGCAGTTGGAGCACCTGTTTCAACATCAAATTTTCCATGATGACAAGGACAAACCATCTCTCCTTCTTCCTTCACCCAGAAAACCGGGCAACGAAGATGTGTGCATGCATTTTGGTAAGCTACGTATTTCTTTTCAGACAATCTGATCAAAATAGCATCATCATGATCACCTGGAAATTTAAACTCTACTGCGTCACCAATTGCAATTTTGCTTACATCTGTGATTTTTTTGTGGGGATACTCCTTTTCCCCAAGACCCATCAATTCTTTAGCCGCTACCGCTCCCCAAGGAAGGGAGGAAATTGCGAATACACCAGCAGCTCCCACTAATGTTTTCATGAACCCACGTCTGTCGAGCTTTCTTTCATTATTCCGTTCAATATTGTGGGTGTAATTATCTTCATTAAAGGGAATTTTATTATTTTTATCTGACGGCATCTTAATCCCTCCTAAAATAGCTTCGTTATCCCCTGTAAAATACCAGGCAAATTTACTTTAACGTTCGTTTCACCTTCAAGATACGGCATGCTAGTCACCCATTTTCCATTATCTAGATGAAATTGTTTTTTCTTAATTTCAATTTCTTTATCGGTCAGCCACTGGAGTGTATTAGACGGGCAAACACTTGCACACATTGGCGGGATACTGTCTTTTGTCCGGTCGATACATAAATCGCATTTGTACATTAAGTTTTGTTCAGTGTCAAATTTTGGTATTCCGTATGGACAAGCAATCGTACAGTTTTGGCAGCCAATACATTTTTCAACGAGAGCGGATAATACGGCCCCTGTTTCATGGATTTGGATTGCCTGGGCTGGACAGCTTCTTGCACAGGCCGGATTCACACAATGAAGGCACATTAGAGGCATGGTTTGCCGATTAACCATAGGGTTTACATCATAAACATAGTTTCTATTCCGTTCTTCATGCCCTCCGCATTGTGTACATGCTGCAAGGCATGAACGGCATCCTATACAGTTTTCAAGTTCTAAGTACAGCCTCTTTTTCATTTATTGCACCTTCTTTATTTCAACTTTTTCCAATTGAGCAGCACATGCCTTATATTCCGGCATACGGGAGATCGGATCAAGTGCTGCAATGGTTAATAGATTGATAGATTGCT
This window encodes:
- a CDS encoding Rieske (2Fe-2S) protein, producing the protein MPSDKNNKIPFNEDNYTHNIERNNERKLDRRGFMKTLVGAAGVFAISSLPWGAVAAKELMGLGEKEYPHKKITDVSKIAIGDAVEFKFPGDHDDAILIRLSEKKYVAYQNACTHLRCPVFWVKEEGEMVCPCHHGKFDVETGAPTAGPPRRPLPEIQVKVENGGVYAVRVKRYEA
- a CDS encoding 4Fe-4S dicluster domain-containing protein — encoded protein: MKKRLYLELENCIGCRSCLAACTQCGGHEERNRNYVYDVNPMVNRQTMPLMCLHCVNPACARSCPAQAIQIHETGAVLSALVEKCIGCQNCTIACPYGIPKFDTEQNLMYKCDLCIDRTKDSIPPMCASVCPSNTLQWLTDKEIEIKKKQFHLDNGKWVTSMPYLEGETNVKVNLPGILQGITKLF